The DNA sequence CTCCTGCGGAGTCTGAACCGGATGAATGAGCTGATTGAGGGAGCAAAAATCCGGGGCGAGATTCTGCTTGACGGTAAAAACATCTATCAGCTGAATGTGTTGGAACTGCGCAAGCGGGTGGGTATGGTTTTTCAGCGGCCGAATGCGTTTCCCCTTTCAGTATTTGACAATATTGCCTATGGGCCCAGGGTGCACGGAATCAACCGGCGACAGAAGCTGGCGGAGATTGTCGAGTGGAGTTTGAAGGCGGTCCGACTCTGGGAAGAACTGCAGGGACGGCTTGACCAGAATGCGCTCAGTCTCACGGACGAACAGCGCCAGCGGCTGTGTATTGCCCGCATGCTGGCGGTGGAGCCGGAGGTACTGCTCCTTGATGAGCCCTGTTCGGCACTGGATCCGATTGCGACGTTGCACATTGAAGACCTGCTCCGGCAGCTCAAGGAAAAATACACGATTGTAATTGTCACTCATAACATGCAGCAGGCGGCCCGGGTTTCTGATTTTACCGGTTTCATGTTTCTGGGAAAACTGATTGAATTTGGGGCCACATCCCAGATTTTTACCCGGCCCCGGCATCCGGAAACCGAGAATTATATCTCGGGCCGGTTCGGTTAATTCCTTTAGAGACATACAGTTAACTAATCAAGTCTCATCTTCAGTTCTGTTAACCAGAATTTAACAATTAATTTATCAGGCATTTATTTTAACAGCTTAACATTTTCCCGCATGTTTAAGCAAAAACAAAAGAAAGGAGCTGTCTTGAGTCGCAAAAAGCTGGTTGTAATCTTGGCGTTAATCGCCGTCGTCGGTCTCGCACTGGAGCCGGGCGAGACCGAATTTGAGCATAATGGCTGGTTCCGCTATACCAATCAGTCAACCGCCTTCAAGGTCGCTGAACCGAGTGTAAGCCGGTTAAGTCTGGAACGGGGCTATATCCGGCTTTCTCATCAGTGGGCACCATCCTTTTTTACCAAGATGACGGTGGATATCTTTTCATCGGATAAATACCCGGAGGGAGCGACGGTGCGGTTGAAGGAGGCATATGCGGATCTGGCGGCACCGTTCCTTCGCGACTTCAATATCACTGCCGGACTCCAGAAGCATTACTTCGGGCTGATTTACTCCTGGGATTATACTCATCCGGAGAAGGAGCTGGCAGATGAACAGGGAATATGTGGCTCAGCCGACTACGGTGTTACCTTGAACGGGTTTCTGCCGGCAGGGCTGGGGGAGTTGCAGTTCGGGGTTTACAATGGTGAAGGCTACAAGTATGCGGGCAAGTATGTCAACACCTCACCGGAATTGCTGGGTAATCTAAGAATTACCTCCCTTCCCGGGATTACACTTGGTGCCTCGATATTTACCAACAGTGCTGACATCTCCCATTACAAGAATGATCGCAAGGGCAGAGTTACTGAAGGTGGCAATATCTATTTTATGAATGCCGATACCGCGAATATCAACCGTCTGGCTTATGCCCCGATGTTCAAACTGGCGTTCGGGCCGTTTTCTCTTCTGGGTGAGTATCTGGGTTACAGCTATACGAGGAGGTTCAGCTACTATCAAATTAATCGGGACACGCTCGGTAATATTGTTGATTCAACTCTGGTGGTGAAAAAGAAGGATTACCGGATGAATGGAGTGGATTTGGTTCCGGTGGTGACACTGCCCGGTAGAACGGTGGAAATTTTTGGCCGGTTTTCAATCTGGGACCGGCGGGAGCAGAGTGGTGATTCAATGATGCTTAACCGGGATAAGAGTTTCATCCGTTATGGTACCGGATTCAATTATCATTTTGTGCGTCGGGAAAAGGGCAAGCCGGGGCTTGAGTTTCAGTTTGCCTGGACCCGGACTCAGCCGAAAAACAGTGCGCTGCAGCCGACCGATGTGCTCTTGGCACAGGTGCGGTTTGAGTGGAGTGCACTTGTTCCCAAGCCGCAGATGTAAGATAAGCGTTGAAGAATAAAGGAGGATAGAATGAAGAAGTTGTTTACCGTGGCAACTCTAATCAGCACCATGCTCTTTGGTGCTGAGATCATTGTCAAGGGTTCGGATACGATGCTGAATCTGACTCAGCGTCTTGCCGAGGCTTTTTCCGCAGTCCGCCCCGATGTGACCGTCTCCATTACCGGTGGTGGTTCGGGTGTCGGTATCAATGCGATCATCAACCGCGAGGTTGATATCGCCAATGCCTCCCGAAAGATCAAGTCCAAGGAAATATCATCGGCGCGCTCCAACGGCGTCAATCCGGTTGAGATTGTGATTGCACTTGACGGATTGTCGGTGATCGTGAACGGCAAGAATCCGGTCAGTCAGCTCACGGTTGAGCAGATTGGAGCCATCTACCGGGGTGAGATCACCAACTGGAATCAACTCGGCGGGCCGAACAAAAAGATCGTGCTTTATGGCCGTCAGCCCAATTCCGGTACCTTTGTTTTCTTCCGCGAAGAGGTGGTAAAAGGAGAATATTCACCGGCGATGCGGCAGATGAATGGTAATGCCCAGATTGTGGAAGGGGTCAAGGCGGATGAGGGCGGTATCGGCTATGTCGGTCTTGGTTACATCAAGGGGATAGAGGGGATCAAGCCGGTGGCAGTGGCAAGAAAGGCGGGCGAGGCATATGTCGCGCCGACTGATGAAGCCAAGGTGCGCAGTGGTGCCTATCCATTGACGCGGCCGCTCTATCAGTACACCAACGGCCGGCCAAAGGGCATCGTCCGGGACTTTATCCTCTTCGAGCTCGGTCCTCAGGGGCAGAAGATTGTGGAGGAAGAGGGTTTTGTGCCGGTAACCCAGAACTACAGCGAGCGCAATAACCAGATTCTGCAGCAATAGCGGGGCAGATGGCAGGTTGATCATATGAAGCGACGTAGAATCGCCGACAAAGGCGTCCGGGTTCTGTTTTCTGTCAATGCGGTGCTGGCAGCGGCAGTCCTGCTCGGAATCCTGATTTTTCTGCTTGTCTACGGCATTCGGGCATTCATCCCGGCCGGTGCGGTTGACCCCGAGGATCCGAGCACGCAGCCATTGACGCTGGGCGGTTTCCTATTCGGTACCTCCTGGAATCCGGACGCCTATGGTCAGCCTAAGTACGGAATTGTGCCGCTGCTGCTGGGCAGTCTGATCACTACCGTGCTGGCACTGCTGATTGCAATTCCCATGGGTATTGCCGGTGCGGTTTTTATTGCGGAACGGCTAAAGGGCGGTGTGCGGGTGGCAGTGAAAATGGCGGTTGAGCTTTTCGCCGGTTTTCCTTCGGTGGTCATCGGTTTCTTCGGCTTGATCGTTCTCGGACCTGCTCTTGCCCGGTTTTTTAATGTTCCCTCAGGGCTCAATGTGCTCAACGCCTCGGTGCTGCTGGCGCTGATGTCACTGCCGACGATCATTTCGGTTTCGGATGACGCGCTCCGGGTAGTCCCTCATTCCTACCGCGAGGCGGCTTATGCGCTCGGGGCATCACCCTGGACGACTGCTATCCGAGTGATTCTGCCCGCTGCCCGTTCCGGTATCATGGCGGCGGTGATGCTCGGCTTTGGCCGGGCGGTTGGCGAGACCATGGCGGTACTGATGGTAGCAGGGAATGCGCCGATCATTCCCCGTTCACTTTTTGATCCGGTGCGGACTATCACGACTACGATTGCAATTGAACTCGGGGAGTCTGCGTTCAATTCAATTCACTTTTTTGCGTTATTTGCACTAGGTTTCATTCTCTTTCTGATTGCACTGGTTACCAATCTGATTGCTGAGTCAATGATTCGAAGAGAAAAGAGGAGTTTTACGCTATGAACTCCTTGCCTGCCGGCAGACGGCGCAGAAAATACTTTCTGAGTAATGTTTACTTTTTATTTCTGGCGGTTCCGGTGATACTTTTCCTCGTCTTCGTTGCCTACATGGTTTTTTATCTTTTCCGCAACGGTATCAATGTCATCTCCTGGGAGTTTATTACCCGTCCGCCGGAACGGGGTATGACTGCCGGCGGTATCATGCCCTGTATTGTCGGTACCCTGTATGTGACCTTGGTCTCACTAATCTTCTCGATTCCGATCGGCGTTTTCGCTGCCATTTATCTGGCAGAATATGCTCCTAACAATCTGCTGACCCGGATGATCCGTTCGGCGGTCCGTTCGCTTGCCGGTATTCCCTCAATTGTCTACGGTCTTTTCGGTGTTGCCCTGTTTGTCCGGGGAATCCAGCTCGGACTGTCGGTTCTGGCTTCGGGTTTGACGCTCGGCCTGATGAACCTGCCCTGGGTTATTGCCACTGCTGAAGAGGCACTCAGTTCCATTCCCGGCTCGTTCCGCGAAGGGGCACTGGCGGTCGGGGCAACGAAATGGGAAGCGATCCGGCACAATGTTCTGCCATTTGCCTTTCCCGGGATCCTAACCGGAATTCTGCTGGCGCTCGCCCGGACAATGGGAGAGACCGCTCCGATCCTTTTTACCGGTGTCACCTATTTTACCCGGGAACTACCCCGTTCACCACTGCAGAAGTTCATGGCTTTGCCCTATCATCTTTTTGCACTTGCAACTCAGCACGATCAGCTGATGAAAGCCCGGCCGATTGCCTTCGGAACCGCTGCAGTGCTGCTGATTCTGGTATTGATGTTTGATGGTGTTGCTTTCTTGCTCCGGATGCGGATTGCAACTGCCAACAAGTGGCAGGTTTGATTGACAGGAGGAATATGGAAAAGGGGAGAATAGAGATTCAGCAGTTAAATCTCTGGTTTGGAACGAATCATGTGCTCCGGGATATTTCGCTCGGCATTCCGGCTAGGGCAGTAACTGCCATCATGGGACCCTCAGGGTGCGGTAAGTCAACACTCCTGCGGTGCATAAACCGTATGAATGACCTGATCAGTGATACCAGAATTACGGGCGGGATTCTGATTGACGGCCGGGATATTTTCAGTCCGGAAACCGATGTGATTGAG is a window from the candidate division WOR-3 bacterium genome containing:
- the pstB gene encoding phosphate ABC transporter ATP-binding protein PstB; protein product: MSPAESVNSPVKLATKNLSVFYGSFQAVIDVSIEFPACGITAIIGPSGCGKSTLLRSLNRMNELIEGAKIRGEILLDGKNIYQLNVLELRKRVGMVFQRPNAFPLSVFDNIAYGPRVHGINRRQKLAEIVEWSLKAVRLWEELQGRLDQNALSLTDEQRQRLCIARMLAVEPEVLLLDEPCSALDPIATLHIEDLLRQLKEKYTIVIVTHNMQQAARVSDFTGFMFLGKLIEFGATSQIFTRPRHPETENYISGRFG
- a CDS encoding PstS family phosphate ABC transporter substrate-binding protein, with amino-acid sequence MKKLFTVATLISTMLFGAEIIVKGSDTMLNLTQRLAEAFSAVRPDVTVSITGGGSGVGINAIINREVDIANASRKIKSKEISSARSNGVNPVEIVIALDGLSVIVNGKNPVSQLTVEQIGAIYRGEITNWNQLGGPNKKIVLYGRQPNSGTFVFFREEVVKGEYSPAMRQMNGNAQIVEGVKADEGGIGYVGLGYIKGIEGIKPVAVARKAGEAYVAPTDEAKVRSGAYPLTRPLYQYTNGRPKGIVRDFILFELGPQGQKIVEEEGFVPVTQNYSERNNQILQQ
- the pstC gene encoding phosphate ABC transporter permease subunit PstC, producing MKRRRIADKGVRVLFSVNAVLAAAVLLGILIFLLVYGIRAFIPAGAVDPEDPSTQPLTLGGFLFGTSWNPDAYGQPKYGIVPLLLGSLITTVLALLIAIPMGIAGAVFIAERLKGGVRVAVKMAVELFAGFPSVVIGFFGLIVLGPALARFFNVPSGLNVLNASVLLALMSLPTIISVSDDALRVVPHSYREAAYALGASPWTTAIRVILPAARSGIMAAVMLGFGRAVGETMAVLMVAGNAPIIPRSLFDPVRTITTTIAIELGESAFNSIHFFALFALGFILFLIALVTNLIAESMIRREKRSFTL
- the pstA gene encoding phosphate ABC transporter permease PstA — translated: MNSLPAGRRRRKYFLSNVYFLFLAVPVILFLVFVAYMVFYLFRNGINVISWEFITRPPERGMTAGGIMPCIVGTLYVTLVSLIFSIPIGVFAAIYLAEYAPNNLLTRMIRSAVRSLAGIPSIVYGLFGVALFVRGIQLGLSVLASGLTLGLMNLPWVIATAEEALSSIPGSFREGALAVGATKWEAIRHNVLPFAFPGILTGILLALARTMGETAPILFTGVTYFTRELPRSPLQKFMALPYHLFALATQHDQLMKARPIAFGTAAVLLILVLMFDGVAFLLRMRIATANKWQV